The following proteins come from a genomic window of Mycolicibacterium rufum:
- a CDS encoding GAF domain-containing protein, protein MPADTEVPIDAAAVIAQQQEEIERLRQRISDDHFAQDLRDALTTASATGAIGAPVSYSRLIEIIVVTAADIIDARTALLCMIDTEREELVFESAFGDHGTAAAGVRSPLGQGVAGLVALTGQPMAISDTAEDDRDAGDIAEAVGYSPRNILCVPLAFEDEVIGVLELLDKQGADSFDVADMEAIGLFADMAAIAIEQSRTHSRIGAMVRDLIGAVDGAPDYDRHGLTRRAREFTTNLGEQSGFRDALDLARVVQEIVHHGDAAAEACKRILDGFAEYLRTSR, encoded by the coding sequence GCCCGCCGACACTGAGGTCCCGATCGACGCGGCTGCTGTCATCGCACAGCAGCAAGAAGAGATCGAACGTCTTCGACAGCGCATCAGCGACGACCACTTCGCGCAGGATCTGCGTGATGCGCTGACCACCGCGTCAGCGACAGGGGCCATCGGCGCACCTGTCAGCTACTCGCGCCTGATCGAGATCATCGTCGTCACCGCCGCGGACATCATCGACGCCAGGACCGCCCTGCTGTGCATGATCGACACCGAACGCGAGGAGCTGGTGTTCGAGAGCGCGTTCGGCGATCACGGCACCGCGGCCGCGGGCGTCCGGTCGCCGCTCGGCCAGGGGGTGGCCGGTCTCGTGGCGCTGACCGGACAGCCGATGGCGATCTCCGACACCGCCGAGGACGACCGCGATGCCGGTGACATCGCCGAGGCGGTCGGCTACAGCCCCCGGAACATCCTCTGCGTGCCGTTGGCGTTCGAGGACGAGGTCATCGGCGTGCTCGAGCTGCTCGACAAGCAGGGTGCGGACTCGTTCGACGTCGCCGACATGGAGGCCATCGGCCTGTTCGCCGATATGGCCGCGATCGCCATCGAACAGTCCCGGACCCACAGCAGAATCGGGGCGATGGTGCGCGACCTCATCGGCGCGGTCGACGGGGCGCCGGACTACGACCGGCACGGATTGACCCGGCGCGCACGGGAATTCACCACCAATCTGGGCGAGCAGAGCGGATTCCGTGACGCGTTGGATCTGGCACGGGTCGTGCAGGAGATCGTGCACCACGGCGATGCTGCCGCGGAGGCCTGCAAGCGCATCCTCGACGGCTTCGCCGAGTACCTGAGGACCTCGAGGTGA
- a CDS encoding S8 family serine peptidase: MTGRLRELAAKTFRPAYSGAFADHHLVRCPPLDPVELLTPEWAWGGSEGEGVKVAVVDSGVDASHPDVGTVDGYVAITEGDDLRFVYDTAPHDDAFGHGTACAGIIRSLAPRCELYSVKVLGGANKGKGRVFAAGIRWAIDNRMHVCNLSLGTTKRDCFSIFHELADEAYFRNIILVTAANNMPVPSYPSVYSSVISVASHGVPDPHVFYYNPNPPVEFGALGIDVSVAWQGHTRRTMTANSYASPHMTGVVAQILAKHPGLTVFQLKTILRELAANVDRQHVAAPPPLLGAKPPQNAERV; this comes from the coding sequence GTGACCGGGCGACTTCGGGAACTCGCGGCGAAGACGTTCCGCCCGGCGTATTCCGGCGCATTCGCCGACCACCACCTGGTGAGGTGTCCCCCGCTCGACCCGGTCGAGCTGCTGACGCCGGAATGGGCTTGGGGTGGCAGCGAGGGCGAGGGCGTCAAAGTCGCCGTGGTGGACAGCGGTGTCGACGCCTCCCACCCTGACGTCGGCACCGTGGACGGCTATGTCGCCATCACCGAGGGCGACGACCTCCGGTTCGTCTACGACACCGCACCCCATGACGATGCTTTCGGCCACGGCACCGCCTGCGCCGGGATCATCCGCTCACTGGCGCCACGCTGCGAGTTGTACAGCGTGAAGGTGCTCGGCGGAGCCAACAAGGGCAAGGGTCGAGTGTTCGCCGCAGGAATCCGCTGGGCGATCGACAACCGCATGCACGTGTGCAACCTCAGCCTGGGAACCACCAAGCGCGACTGCTTCAGCATTTTCCACGAGCTGGCCGACGAGGCCTACTTCCGCAACATCATCCTGGTGACCGCGGCCAACAACATGCCGGTGCCCAGCTATCCGTCGGTGTACTCGTCGGTCATCTCGGTGGCCTCCCACGGCGTGCCCGATCCGCACGTCTTCTACTACAACCCGAATCCGCCCGTCGAGTTCGGGGCGCTGGGCATCGACGTCTCGGTCGCGTGGCAGGGCCACACCCGCCGCACCATGACCGCCAACAGTTACGCGTCACCGCACATGACCGGCGTGGTGGCCCAGATCCTGGCCAAACATCCGGGGCTCACGGTCTTTCAGCTCAAGACGATCTTGCGAGAACTCGCCGCCAACGTCGACCGACAACACGTCGCGGCCCCGCCCCCACTGCTCGGGGCGAAGCCGCCGCAGAACGCAGAGAGGGTCTGA
- a CDS encoding Crp/Fnr family transcriptional regulator, whose protein sequence is MPAVSDPTQLRRITLFRGMTLSQLALLNGLMRRQVVPAGARIVMTDQLTDTAYVIQDGIVRIVRAQSDGNELLLGFLGPGDVIGALSIGEASGCAHSVLPLDETHLLWIDRHAFERCVQTMPELSANLAGVLARQLHLANDRIEALAGVDVRARVVRHLLLLAHHYGESVDDPLPDCVRIPLRLTQGDWATMIGASRVSVNHAMAELRRRKVLEASGNRQLLIRDMAALEKLR, encoded by the coding sequence ATGCCGGCCGTCAGCGATCCGACGCAGCTGCGCAGGATCACGCTCTTTCGCGGCATGACGCTCTCGCAGCTGGCCCTCCTCAACGGGCTGATGCGTCGTCAGGTGGTGCCCGCCGGCGCCCGGATCGTGATGACGGATCAACTGACCGACACCGCGTACGTGATCCAGGACGGCATCGTCCGGATCGTGCGCGCTCAGTCCGACGGCAACGAACTGCTGCTCGGGTTCCTCGGACCCGGCGACGTGATCGGAGCTCTGTCCATCGGAGAGGCCTCGGGGTGTGCCCATTCCGTCCTGCCGCTCGACGAGACCCACCTGCTGTGGATCGACCGACATGCCTTCGAACGCTGCGTGCAGACCATGCCGGAGCTCAGCGCCAACCTCGCCGGCGTGCTGGCGCGCCAACTGCACCTCGCCAACGACCGCATCGAGGCCCTGGCGGGAGTGGACGTGCGGGCGCGCGTCGTCCGTCACCTCCTGCTGCTGGCCCATCACTACGGCGAATCGGTCGATGACCCGCTGCCCGACTGTGTGCGAATTCCGTTGCGGCTCACCCAGGGTGACTGGGCCACGATGATCGGCGCATCACGCGTGAGTGTGAACCACGCGATGGCAGAACTGCGTCGGCGAAAAGTATTGGAAGCGAGCGGGAATCGGCAGCTGCTCATCCGCGACATGGCCGCCCTGGAGAAACTGCGGTGA
- a CDS encoding TlpA family protein disulfide reductase, protein MNVSTADVAPPQAIPLLPAAVTRAARLRREGRSADAIALVESALDEARSTPFDVPFRDRMLLALTLADLYVVAEHSCRARDLLKSELPFAESILELIRCDGTPAQIHAAATGVRQLRDRASQLALLGQPAPEIVAVEWVRGSPVTLAALHGRVVLIEFWAPRCHSCAAMFGFLNALHSRYADRGLTILGLTSFRSGNGDRTVERDLIHRTAVEHEVRFPVAVAADHRLAQAYGANGIPTFVVIDQEGSVRLATSKPDKPALESEISRLLDTDTLPAP, encoded by the coding sequence ATGAACGTTTCCACGGCCGATGTCGCTCCACCACAAGCGATTCCGCTGTTGCCCGCGGCGGTGACGCGCGCCGCCCGCCTACGGCGGGAGGGGCGGTCGGCCGATGCCATCGCCCTCGTCGAGTCCGCGCTCGACGAGGCGAGGTCGACGCCCTTCGATGTGCCGTTTCGCGACCGGATGCTGCTGGCGCTGACCTTGGCCGACCTCTATGTCGTCGCCGAACACAGCTGCCGTGCGCGCGATCTCCTGAAATCCGAGCTACCCTTCGCCGAAAGTATTCTCGAGCTCATCCGGTGTGACGGTACCCCAGCTCAGATCCACGCTGCGGCGACCGGCGTGCGCCAGCTTCGAGATCGCGCCTCCCAGTTGGCCCTGCTGGGCCAGCCTGCCCCCGAAATTGTTGCGGTGGAATGGGTTCGCGGTTCACCGGTGACACTCGCGGCGCTGCACGGCCGCGTCGTGCTGATCGAGTTCTGGGCCCCCCGGTGCCACTCCTGCGCAGCGATGTTCGGATTCCTCAATGCTCTCCATTCGCGGTACGCCGACCGTGGACTGACGATCCTCGGTCTCACGAGCTTCCGCAGCGGCAACGGCGACCGGACGGTGGAACGGGACCTCATCCATCGCACGGCCGTCGAGCACGAGGTCCGGTTCCCCGTGGCTGTCGCCGCCGACCATCGGCTCGCGCAGGCCTACGGCGCCAACGGTATTCCCACGTTCGTGGTGATCGACCAAGAAGGCAGCGTCCGTCTCGCCACCTCGAAGCCGGACAAGCCGGCACTGGAGAGCGAGATATCCCGACTCCTCGACACCGACACGCTCCCCGCGCCGTGA
- a CDS encoding ABC transporter ATP-binding protein, whose amino-acid sequence MSTLLGVVVTLLPFVTPAVWGPMVDIMGRVASRDGGSLQNIWSATGPRTSRPDGTFSGPVLTFSAWLVIWGAALVLAQVLGFVRAWVDAQVDWRLLTEIRQRVHDHLQSLSLDFFTGARSGALMQRIQVEAGGVQKLLTDCIFPPVIDALVLVIALGYLLSLSWQMTIASLILSPFALMALRFAGRRLQATTRAIMMSSRHLGGELEETITGISDIQIFHAEQQRSERFADASKAAAKNSAMMVVWLQASSRSTQIFVALSTALVLIVGILFSDRFGLTFNGLIVFVGFVPTMFAPAQRIIDAYTTYSSIAPNVASTYELLDTVPSIQQKPDARRLDTVHGNIEFKDVVFGYSGRQKVLDRVSFSIAEGETVALVGEIGSGKSTIFNLLLRFLDPEHGSIELDGHDIKDLSFVTLREQVSKLSQFPFFLKDSIRENVRLARRDATDGDVEEACRLAHIHPVIVDPAKMPHGYDTVVDVQVPSGGQKRLIALARCLLRRPEVLLLDEPTENLDADQRVRIAQVIREYAGDRTCVVISHDMDFIAGVADRIIVLAGGRVAEEGTHADLLSRGGLYTRLYSAQNTEPAATT is encoded by the coding sequence GTGTCGACGCTACTGGGGGTGGTCGTCACGCTGCTGCCCTTCGTGACACCCGCGGTGTGGGGCCCGATGGTCGACATCATGGGACGCGTCGCCAGTCGCGACGGCGGCAGCCTGCAGAACATCTGGAGCGCCACCGGGCCGCGCACCAGCCGGCCGGACGGTACGTTCTCCGGACCCGTTCTGACGTTCAGCGCCTGGCTCGTCATCTGGGGCGCGGCGCTGGTGCTGGCGCAGGTGCTGGGTTTCGTCCGCGCCTGGGTCGACGCGCAGGTGGACTGGCGGCTCCTCACCGAGATCCGGCAGCGCGTGCACGATCACCTGCAGTCGCTGTCTCTGGACTTCTTCACCGGCGCCCGCAGCGGAGCCCTGATGCAACGCATCCAGGTGGAGGCGGGCGGGGTGCAGAAGTTGCTCACCGACTGCATCTTTCCGCCCGTCATCGACGCGCTGGTACTCGTGATCGCGCTGGGCTATCTGCTCTCGCTGTCGTGGCAGATGACCATCGCCTCACTCATCCTTTCCCCCTTCGCCCTGATGGCGTTGCGGTTCGCGGGGCGCAGGCTGCAGGCGACGACACGGGCCATCATGATGTCCAGCCGCCATCTGGGCGGCGAACTGGAAGAAACCATCACCGGCATCTCGGACATCCAGATCTTCCACGCCGAACAACAGCGCAGCGAGCGATTCGCCGACGCGTCGAAGGCGGCCGCCAAGAACTCCGCGATGATGGTGGTCTGGTTGCAGGCGAGCAGCAGGAGTACGCAGATCTTCGTCGCTCTCAGCACGGCACTCGTGCTGATCGTCGGCATCCTGTTCAGCGACAGATTCGGGCTGACGTTCAACGGCTTGATCGTCTTCGTCGGGTTCGTGCCCACGATGTTCGCACCGGCGCAACGCATCATCGATGCCTACACCACCTACAGTTCCATCGCCCCGAACGTCGCGTCGACCTACGAACTGCTCGACACAGTGCCTTCGATTCAGCAGAAGCCCGACGCCCGGCGCCTCGACACCGTTCACGGCAACATCGAGTTCAAGGACGTCGTCTTCGGGTACAGCGGCCGCCAGAAGGTGCTGGATCGCGTGTCGTTCTCGATCGCCGAAGGCGAGACGGTCGCCCTGGTCGGCGAGATCGGTTCCGGGAAGTCGACGATCTTCAACCTGCTGCTGCGCTTCTTGGATCCGGAGCACGGATCCATCGAGCTCGACGGCCATGACATCAAGGACCTGTCGTTCGTCACGCTGCGCGAGCAGGTGAGCAAGCTGTCCCAGTTCCCCTTCTTCCTGAAGGACTCGATACGGGAGAATGTCCGCCTCGCGCGCCGCGACGCGACAGACGGCGACGTCGAGGAAGCATGCCGGCTGGCACACATCCACCCGGTCATCGTCGATCCGGCCAAGATGCCCCACGGCTATGACACCGTGGTCGACGTCCAGGTCCCCTCCGGTGGCCAGAAGCGGCTGATTGCGCTGGCTCGCTGCCTGCTACGTCGGCCTGAAGTGCTCCTGCTGGACGAACCGACCGAGAATCTCGACGCCGATCAGCGTGTCCGCATCGCGCAGGTGATCCGCGAATATGCCGGCGACCGGACCTGCGTCGTGATCAGCCACGACATGGATTTCATCGCCGGCGTCGCCGACCGCATCATCGTGTTGGCGGGAGGACGCGTTGCCGAGGAGGGCACACACGCCGACCTGCTCTCCCGCGGCGGGCTGTACACCAGGCTCTACTCGGCGCAGAACACCGAGCCCGCCGCGACGACCTAG
- the rplA gene encoding 50S ribosomal protein L1 has translation MSKNSKTYKEAAEKVDKTRLYTPLEAAKLAKETSSKKQDATVEVAIRLGVDPRKADQMVRGTVNLPHGTGKTARVAVFAVGDKAEQALAAGADVVGSDDLIEKIQGGFLDFDAAIATPDQMAKVGRIARILGPRGLMPNPKTGTVTPDVTKAVNDIKGGKINFRVDKQANLHFIIGKASFDEKSLVENYGAALDEILRAKPSSSKGRYLKKVVVSTTTGPGIPVDPAVTRNFAEE, from the coding sequence ATGAGCAAGAACAGCAAGACCTACAAGGAAGCCGCCGAGAAGGTCGACAAGACCCGGCTGTACACGCCGCTGGAGGCCGCGAAGCTGGCCAAGGAGACGTCGTCGAAGAAGCAGGACGCGACCGTCGAGGTTGCGATCCGCCTCGGCGTCGACCCCCGCAAGGCCGACCAGATGGTCCGCGGCACCGTGAACCTTCCGCACGGCACCGGCAAGACCGCCCGCGTCGCGGTGTTCGCCGTGGGTGACAAGGCCGAGCAGGCGCTGGCCGCCGGCGCCGACGTGGTCGGCAGCGACGACCTGATCGAGAAGATCCAGGGCGGATTCCTCGACTTCGACGCCGCGATCGCGACGCCCGACCAGATGGCCAAGGTCGGCCGCATCGCCCGCATCCTCGGCCCGCGCGGCCTCATGCCGAACCCCAAGACGGGCACCGTGACCCCGGATGTCACCAAAGCGGTGAACGACATCAAGGGCGGCAAGATCAACTTCCGCGTCGACAAGCAGGCCAACCTGCACTTCATCATCGGCAAGGCGTCGTTCGACGAAAAGTCGCTGGTGGAGAACTACGGCGCTGCGCTCGACGAGATCCTGCGCGCCAAGCCGTCGTCGTCGAAGGGCCGCTACCTGAAGAAGGTCGTCGTCTCGACGACGACCGGACCGGGCATCCCGGTCGACCCGGCGGTGACCCGCAACTTCGCGGAGGAGTAG
- the rplK gene encoding 50S ribosomal protein L11 — protein MPPKKKVAGLIKLQIQAGQANPAPPVGPALGQHGVNIMEFCKAYNAATESQRGNVIPVEITVYEDRTFTFALKTPPAAKLLLKAAGVQKGSGEPHKTKVAKVTWDQVREIAETKKEDLNANDIDQAAKIIAGTARSMGITVE, from the coding sequence ATGCCCCCGAAGAAGAAGGTCGCCGGGCTGATCAAGCTGCAGATCCAGGCCGGGCAGGCCAACCCCGCCCCGCCGGTCGGTCCCGCGCTCGGCCAGCACGGCGTGAACATCATGGAGTTCTGCAAGGCCTACAACGCGGCGACCGAGTCGCAGCGCGGCAACGTCATCCCGGTGGAGATCACGGTCTACGAGGACCGCACCTTCACGTTCGCGCTGAAGACGCCGCCTGCCGCCAAGCTGCTGCTCAAGGCCGCCGGTGTGCAGAAGGGCTCGGGTGAACCGCACAAGACCAAGGTCGCCAAGGTGACCTGGGATCAGGTGCGCGAGATCGCCGAGACCAAGAAGGAAGACCTGAACGCCAACGACATCGATCAGGCCGCCAAGATCATCGCCGGCACGGCCCGGTCCATGGGGATCACGGTCGAATAA
- the nusG gene encoding transcription termination/antitermination protein NusG, producing MTSFDGDTAASVSEARAEAADPAVVIADEAAEHLDESTPAEAVEDAPLDFADEASDDTPASDDTPAADEAPAPDEDEDPAVALKKELRLKPGDWYVIHSYAGYENKVKANLETRVQNLDVGDYIFQVEVPTEEVTEIKNGQRKQVNRKVLPGYILVRMELNDESWGAVRNTPGVTGFVGATSRPSPLSLDDVVKFLLPPAAAKKPAKSTAGAAASSEASMERPEILVDFEVGESVTVMDGPFATLPASISEVNAEQQKLKVLVSIFGRETPVELTFNQVAKI from the coding sequence GTGACCAGCTTCGACGGCGACACTGCCGCGAGCGTGTCCGAGGCGCGCGCCGAAGCGGCGGATCCGGCGGTCGTGATCGCCGACGAGGCCGCCGAGCATCTCGACGAGAGCACCCCGGCCGAAGCGGTCGAGGACGCGCCGCTGGACTTCGCCGACGAGGCCTCCGATGACACCCCGGCCTCCGATGACACCCCGGCGGCCGACGAGGCCCCGGCCCCCGACGAGGACGAGGATCCGGCCGTCGCGCTCAAGAAGGAGCTGCGCCTCAAGCCGGGTGACTGGTACGTCATCCACTCCTACGCCGGCTACGAGAACAAGGTGAAGGCCAACCTCGAGACCCGCGTGCAGAACCTCGACGTCGGCGACTACATCTTCCAGGTCGAGGTGCCCACCGAAGAGGTCACCGAGATCAAGAACGGCCAGCGCAAGCAGGTCAACCGCAAGGTGCTGCCCGGCTACATCCTGGTCCGCATGGAGCTCAACGACGAGTCGTGGGGCGCGGTGCGCAACACCCCCGGGGTGACCGGTTTCGTCGGCGCGACGTCGCGGCCCTCGCCGCTGTCGCTCGACGACGTGGTGAAGTTCCTGCTGCCGCCCGCGGCCGCGAAGAAGCCCGCCAAGAGCACCGCCGGCGCCGCGGCGTCGTCCGAGGCGTCGATGGAGCGCCCCGAGATCCTGGTCGACTTCGAGGTCGGCGAGTCCGTCACCGTCATGGACGGCCCGTTCGCGACGCTGCCGGCCTCGATCAGCGAGGTCAACGCCGAACAGCAGAAGCTCAAGGTGCTGGTGTCGATCTTCGGCCGTGAGACGCCGGTCGAACTGACCTTCAACCAGGTCGCCAAGATTTAA
- the secE gene encoding preprotein translocase subunit SecE gives MSDERDGASSAGTDSGAETDGGDARAQTAVVTRPLRPTGKRSRRGAVAEVDTEDTDTEPETDSSGGKDDGKGPKGKKKTAKKPKDGPGKSGRNPIAFIFNYLREVVGELRKVIWPNRKQMVSYTTVVLVFLVFMVALIGGVDLGLAKLVTLVFG, from the coding sequence GTGAGCGACGAGCGCGACGGTGCCAGCTCCGCAGGCACCGACAGCGGCGCGGAGACCGACGGCGGTGACGCGCGCGCGCAGACCGCGGTCGTGACCCGTCCGCTCCGACCCACCGGCAAGCGGTCGCGGCGTGGGGCGGTGGCCGAGGTCGACACCGAGGACACCGACACCGAGCCCGAGACCGACAGCTCCGGCGGCAAGGACGACGGCAAGGGTCCGAAGGGCAAGAAGAAGACCGCGAAGAAGCCCAAGGACGGGCCAGGAAAATCGGGGCGCAACCCGATCGCCTTCATCTTCAACTACCTGAGGGAAGTCGTCGGCGAGCTGCGCAAGGTCATCTGGCCGAACCGCAAGCAGATGGTCAGCTACACCACGGTCGTGCTCGTGTTCCTGGTGTTCATGGTGGCGCTGATCGGCGGGGTCGACCTGGGCCTGGCCAAGCTCGTGACGCTGGTGTTCGGCTGA
- the hadC gene encoding (3R)-hydroxyacyl-ACP dehydratase subunit HadC, producing the protein MALKTDIRGMVWEYPDTFLVGREQVRQYAKSVKATDPATLDEKAAAELGHPSLIAPPTFMSIFAVMIQNHFFQHVDVGLETLQIVQVDQKFLFHRPIKAGDALNGTMYIQTVDERFGADIVTTRNVLTDPDGAIVMESFTTLMGHEGDNSISAGWDPETGQVVRKAVTHTDEAAADEPAPAGTD; encoded by the coding sequence ATGGCACTCAAGACAGACATCCGCGGCATGGTGTGGGAGTACCCCGACACCTTCCTGGTGGGCCGCGAACAGGTCCGCCAGTACGCCAAATCCGTGAAGGCCACCGATCCGGCCACTCTGGACGAGAAGGCCGCCGCCGAGCTGGGGCACCCCTCACTGATCGCCCCGCCGACGTTCATGTCGATCTTCGCGGTGATGATCCAGAACCACTTCTTCCAGCACGTCGACGTCGGTCTGGAGACGCTGCAGATCGTGCAGGTCGACCAGAAGTTCCTGTTCCACCGTCCGATCAAGGCCGGAGACGCGCTCAACGGCACGATGTACATCCAGACCGTCGACGAACGCTTTGGCGCCGACATCGTCACCACCCGCAACGTCCTCACCGACCCGGACGGCGCGATCGTCATGGAGTCCTTCACCACGCTGATGGGCCACGAGGGCGACAACTCGATCTCCGCGGGCTGGGATCCGGAGACCGGACAGGTGGTCCGCAAGGCGGTCACCCACACCGACGAGGCCGCGGCCGACGAGCCGGCGCCCGCGGGAACGGATTAG
- the hadB gene encoding (3R)-hydroxyacyl-ACP dehydratase subunit HadB, with translation MALREFSSVKVGDQLPEKIIPLTRADLVNYAGVSGDLNPIHWDDEIAKQVGLDTAIAHGMLTMGLGGGYITAWVGDPAAVTEYNVRFTAVVPVPNDGKGAEIAFNGRVKSVDEDSKSVTIALTATAGGKKIFGRAVAVAKLA, from the coding sequence ATGGCACTGCGTGAGTTCAGTTCGGTCAAGGTCGGCGATCAGCTGCCCGAGAAGATCATCCCGCTGACCCGGGCGGATCTGGTCAACTACGCCGGCGTCTCCGGCGACCTCAACCCGATCCACTGGGACGACGAGATCGCCAAGCAGGTCGGTCTGGACACGGCGATCGCCCACGGCATGCTGACCATGGGCCTCGGCGGCGGATACATCACCGCCTGGGTCGGTGATCCGGCCGCCGTCACCGAGTACAACGTGCGCTTCACCGCCGTCGTGCCGGTGCCCAACGACGGGAAGGGCGCCGAGATCGCCTTCAACGGCCGCGTGAAGTCCGTCGACGAGGACTCCAAGTCGGTCACCATCGCGCTGACGGCCACCGCGGGCGGCAAGAAGATCTTCGGCCGGGCCGTCGCGGTCGCGAAGCTGGCGTAG
- the hadA gene encoding (3R)-hydroxyacyl-ACP dehydratase subunit HadA — protein MSFLDEYVGLHYRHPDHYVVGREKIREYATAVKNDDPAFFDEKAAADLGHDALLAPLTFISVFGYQAQSAMFAAAGIGIADAKIVQVDQSLRFVRPIKAGDTLHCDVWIDSVRQAHGTDIIVTKNVVSNSNGDVVQESYTTLAGRSEEDGESGFSDGTA, from the coding sequence GTGTCTTTCTTGGACGAGTACGTCGGGTTGCACTACCGCCATCCCGACCATTACGTCGTCGGACGCGAGAAGATCCGCGAGTACGCCACGGCCGTCAAGAACGACGATCCCGCTTTCTTCGACGAGAAGGCCGCCGCTGATCTCGGCCACGACGCACTGCTGGCGCCGCTGACCTTCATCTCGGTGTTCGGCTATCAGGCACAGTCGGCGATGTTCGCCGCCGCGGGAATCGGCATCGCCGACGCGAAGATCGTGCAGGTGGACCAGTCGCTGCGATTCGTCCGGCCGATCAAGGCGGGCGACACACTGCACTGCGACGTCTGGATCGACTCCGTGCGCCAGGCGCACGGCACCGACATCATCGTCACCAAGAACGTCGTCAGCAACAGCAACGGCGACGTCGTACAGGAGTCCTACACCACCCTTGCAGGGCGGAGCGAAGAAGACGGGGAGAGTGGCTTTTCCGATGGCACTGCGTGA
- the rpmG gene encoding 50S ribosomal protein L33, whose product MASSTDVRPKITLACEVCKHRNYITKKNRRNDPDRLEIKKFCPNCGKHQAHKESR is encoded by the coding sequence GTGGCCTCCAGTACCGACGTACGGCCCAAGATCACCTTGGCGTGCGAGGTGTGCAAGCACCGCAACTACATCACGAAGAAGAACCGCCGCAACGATCCCGACCGCCTCGAGATCAAGAAGTTCTGCCCGAACTGCGGCAAGCACCAGGCCCACAAAGAGTCGCGCTAG
- a CDS encoding MBL fold metallo-hydrolase, with the protein MADSDRLYFRQLLSGRDFAAGDVIAQQMRNFAYLIGDRETRDAVVVDPAYAAQDLVDALENDGMTLSGVLVTHHHPDHVGGSMMGFELKGLAELLERVSVPVHVNAEEAEWVSRVTGIAPSELTSHRHGDTVSVGDIDIELLHTPGHTPGSQCFLLDGRLVAGDTLFLDGCGRTDFPGGNVDDMFRSLQALAALPGDPMVFPGHWYSTQPSAPLADVRRTNYVYRASNLEQWRTLMGA; encoded by the coding sequence ATGGCCGACTCCGACCGCCTCTATTTCCGTCAGCTGCTCTCCGGCCGCGATTTCGCCGCCGGCGACGTGATCGCCCAGCAGATGCGCAACTTCGCGTATCTGATCGGTGATCGGGAGACGCGCGACGCCGTCGTCGTCGATCCCGCCTACGCCGCGCAGGACCTGGTGGACGCGCTGGAGAACGACGGCATGACGTTGTCGGGAGTGCTGGTCACCCATCACCATCCCGACCACGTGGGCGGTTCGATGATGGGGTTCGAGCTCAAAGGGCTCGCCGAACTGCTGGAACGGGTCAGTGTTCCCGTGCACGTCAACGCCGAGGAAGCCGAGTGGGTCTCCCGGGTGACCGGCATCGCCCCCAGCGAGCTGACGTCCCATCGGCATGGCGACACGGTCAGCGTCGGCGACATCGACATCGAGCTGTTGCACACCCCCGGCCACACGCCGGGCAGCCAGTGCTTCCTGCTCGACGGCCGACTGGTCGCCGGGGACACTCTGTTCCTCGACGGCTGCGGCCGCACGGACTTCCCGGGCGGGAACGTCGACGACATGTTCCGCAGCCTGCAGGCGCTCGCCGCGCTGCCCGGCGACCCGATGGTGTTCCCGGGGCACTGGTATTCCACTCAGCCCAGCGCGCCGCTGGCCGACGTCCGCCGCACCAACTACGTCTACCGTGCCAGCAACCTCGAACAGTGGCGCACCCTGATGGGCGCCTGA